In the genome of Passer domesticus isolate bPasDom1 chromosome 2, bPasDom1.hap1, whole genome shotgun sequence, the window GTAAGGCTGGCTGAGCCAATATTCATTCTCTGCTTCAATTTCCAACCTTCGGACCATTGCTTGCTTCATCGAAATGGTAACCTGTCTTGGTCGCCTGTACTTCCCAATCCATTGTTTTCCAGGAATTCCCTTCCGCAGTAATACTGTTGTTAAAAACATTTTGCCttaaaacacaaacagaaatataaaatactcATTACCTTAGGGACAAAAATAAAGCTTTGACGAGAAAGATTAAAAGCTCTGCACTCACTCCACTGCCTTTTAGCTGGCTGGTTTGAAGGCTCAAGCTCAGAGCTCACAAACCATCACGCACAGCAGGCAGCACAAGGCCAGGTACACTGGAAACTTAATCAGAAAAGGGGAATTGAAACCTATGTCACTTAAGAATTTATTCAGTTATCCTTACACTGCAATTAAAGCATATCctctaaaaattatttaagaaaaatccAGTCACAGATACTCAAGAATGAAGGGTTCACTTCGCTCATGCCTTCTTCAAATAGCTGTCTTGCCAAAACAGAGTATTTCCAGCTCTGTCTTCTCGATCCAAATCTGGCCTTTCCTCAACACGAGGTTTTGGACTACAATCTCTCCATAAGCTTATTAGTATGTAATTACCTAGTCTTGTATCCTGACCGAGGAAGTCTGGCTGGCAGAGAGAAGCAATATCCTGAATTAGAGCAGGCGGCGTGAGCGGAAAGCACCGACAGACCCTGGCACAACAGGGCCGGATGACGCCTAAACTTGACACAAATGCTCTTCCTTAACCTGCTCATTAGTCCCGCACCAGGTTTAGCATTACATGGGATTTCATCAGctttagagaaataaaatactcatttagagaatcacagaatactcggagttggaagggacccacaaggatcatcgagtccacccggccctgcacaggacacccccgGAACCACACCCGCACCTGGGAGAGCGGTCCGAGCCCTCACCAACTCCGCCAGCCGTGACCCAGAACCCCCCCAAGCACTTCCAGCACGGCACAAACCAGCGCTGCCGCTAACAGAGGCCAACCCGCCCCGTTCCCACGGCGCAGCTGCACGCCGGCACCCCACTCTCTGGCCCGGTTTAGAAGCGAAGCCGCGGGATGCGCGGGGGCACCgctgcccccagctcccctccGGCCTCACTCACCGGGAagcgccggcggcggcggcggccccgcggcggaGCCGAGATGGCGGCGGGCGGGAGCGCGGCTCTCGCgagaggcggcggcgggcggggcccgGCCGCGCCAATGGGGCGCGCGCGGGCGGCGGTTTGAAGCCCCGCGGCGGcgcgcgcggcccggcccgggttCGCTGAGGGCCGGCCCGGatcccggccccggccccgctccgcttCCCCCGCTCGGAGCCATGGACGCGACCGGGGTCTTCTTCGGCAAGCTGCGGGAGCTGGCTCTCACGGTGGAGAAGGAGGTGAAGCAGCTGGAGCGGGCCATGCGCCGGGAGGACGAGGGTAAGCGCGGCCCGCGGCCGGGCCTGGTGGCTCCGCGGCTGCTCCTGCATTTGCGATCCCGCCTGCCAGGGCCCCCTGTGCTCCTCCGGGAGCGCCTTTGGGGGGCCCGGAGGGCAGCCTGAGAGTTGCTCGGCTGGGAATTGTTTGGGGTCCTCCTCGTCTCTCTGAGCTCCGTTGTGGGCGTGTGGCTGAGTTTTTATCACGGAGAAAAACAGGATGTCTGGGATAAAGTATGCAGCACGGTAGCTTCTTCTTTTTGCGGATCGATATAAAAAACATTTGCAGGGCATGTTCTCTCTCTGGATAGATAGCTCAGGCTTCTAATCGTGTTTATCTCTGTGCTATGTCTTGTCACGTAGCAGGTGCCCTCTTTTAGACTATTTGCATTAGCCTTGGTTTCCAGTGAGAAAAGTAATGACTGCTGCGTTGTGCAAGTGAGCAATGCATCTGCCCACGTGCAAATGCAATGgtagaatttaattttctgctgaGATTTGCTTTTCACTGGTCTCTATATCGCTGATTTCATCCAAGCTCTTTAGGGATAAGATTTTAGCACAAGTAATTCTTGGCAGCCTGGAGACCTACTTGTTTTATCAATATTTGTCATATACAGTATTGGCTGCCACGTTAAAGTGGAAGCCTGGGCAGTTTCTCTGTGGAGTTTAACACACTATACAAAGAGCAACTTTTTGCTGTGTGAAGTACCTGACAGGAACTAGTTCTCTTTGGTTTTTTGTCTATATTGACTCTCTAGGGTATGAATCCCACATCTCTAATATTATAGAagcacagaatggtttgagttgcaataaaccttaaagatcacctagttccaacccccctgccatgggcagggacaccttccacttgACCAaactgctcagagccccatcagcctgaccttggacacttccagggacgggacatccacagcttctctgggcaacctgtgccagagcctcatCGTTctcacaggaaagaacttcCTCCTAATACCTAATCTAAGTCTTCTGTCTCTTTGTTTGaatccattcccccttgtcctgtcactacatgccaCTAAAGTCCTTCTCCATCTTgtgggctcccttcaggtactggaaggctgcagttAGTTCATCCTGAAGAAgcctctcttccaggctgaacaatcccaattctctcagcctttcctcacagaagaggagctccatccctctgatcatcctggtgtccctcctctgtgctctctccagcagtccctgtgctccctgtgctgggagcccagagctggagcagccctgcaggtgggctctgagcagagcagaggggcagaatcccctccctggccctgctgcccaccactggatgcagcccaggacacgtttggctctctgggctgtgagAGCACACTGACAGCTCATGGCCAGCCTCTCATCTGCTGATACAGGAAATTGCCATGTAGAATGTTACTTTCATGCTAAAACACTAAGACGcctcttttattttctaaacTCTTTTATGTGGACATTCATCTTGAAGACTATGAAGATGAATCTCCACTCACAGCCTTGCATGACCTCCATGGCGAAATCAAGACTCAGAAGGTAACTTCTTAACTTGCTTCCTTCTTGAAAAATTACATGTGTGTGCATGTTCCATAAACTTATGGTTCTGTTTTGGTCCTTGGGTCACAATTCAACTTTGTTAGTCAGTAATTATAACCCTTGTTTTTACTCACTTACATCTAAGTTCTCATAATGGCCATGGATATTGGGGTAATGCCCAAAAACTAAAGTAGGTTTAGCAGTGTTTCTTAGTTTGCAGTCACTGCTGTCACTCGGGTAAGCAGGGAACAAAGGTTACAAGGAAGTTGGAGTGCTGCCAAGGTATGAGGAGAATGatgcaggaacagcagctgccagcaaaagagaaaagcttGCTTGCTTTCCATGACCAGCCTTTAGGATAAAATCAGTCTTCACAGAAGTTTCAGTACCTTCAGCCATTCAGTTAAACTTGTGAAAAATGTTGTCTATTTCTTATACAGAAGTAGAAAAGATGGGTTATAGAAATGAGCAATACAGAAATAATTGAGTGATATAAAAGTGAAGTTTACCTTTTGCTCTGCACTTATTCTATGTACACATGGAGTAAGAGTCCGAATTAATTGCTGTTAGCTCATATTTTTCTGGAGTAAAAGCATATAACTTCCTTGGCAAGGTTACCAGTAAGTAGTTATCATGTTGTGAACTGTCATTACAGTTACTTTTATAAGTTTCCATACACTTGGGCTGTATATATTCCTGGTGTTCCATAGGTATTTATACCTGATGGTTTGCAGCTATAGAAAAGACGTAAATTCGCTGCTGATCTTCATCTGAATTGCAATAGAATACTTACTCCCAAGATGCTTCATGTGTAAACACCTACTGTGTGATGATTTGAAAACCAGTATTTCTATGTTTCCCTCTCTGTCTCCAAAGGAAGATGTTAGTGCCAATCTTGGTAAGATTTGCTcggaaaaaaaagcagttcaAGAGTTTATGAAAGCAAGTGAAATCTTGATGCAAAGAAATGCAGCAGatcttggaaaaataaaagagctgTTCCAGAAATATGGCTACAAACCAAATGTCAAAGACTCTGCAGGTAATGTTTCTTGTCAATACAGTGTGTGAAGAAAAGTATCATTTTTATAAAATGTTTCTCTTTAGCTATGTGTATATTTCTGTTAATTAGGAGATCAAATACACccattttatttgctttataaTAATATCCAGAGGGTAGATTTTGTGGAAATTGGTGCTGTAAGaataaaccaaaacacaaacacTTGGAATTAGATCTTCTGGCATGCCTTTAGGTTAGTGTGTgttaggtttggttttttttcagtaataatTATATTCAGAAAATATGTTAGCAAGTTTGTTTTCATAAGCCAGAGACTTATGCTGCTTCAGGTTCTCATGCATGAGAAACTATTGTAGATGCACCTCAGCTGGCTTGTATTCACATGTGATGGTTTCATCAACTTAAATCACTCTGGAGAAAATCTTAAAATGTCTGTTTCACAGCATAAATGGGACAAGAATGCTCAGGAATTAGGTGGCATGTGACAAGCAGTAGCACCTTGATCATTGGAGGGGAAGGAGGTCCTCAATCCACTCAGAAAATGCACATAGCGCTTTCTGAAAAATCCAGATGTGCCAAATGAGTTAAAGTACCTCACCTGCCAATACTACACATACTCCTTTGGGTATCAAGGGCCCAGTCAGGCTTCAAAAAGCTTTTGACATGGTCTTAACTTTCTCTGAGCATTatcacaaaacaaaattatgGTTATGAACTGTATTGACGTCCAAGTTAAGCTCCTATACCTGTTTTACACACATAGGGCAGAAGCTCTGATTTTTTTATAGTATCTTTCTTCCTATACCCTCTTTGCCTTTAAAGAAGTCTCCAAACAGAGCTACAAGGTTAAGTTTTTTAAGTTGTACTTTTAAGCTAAGTGTATCTGAAGACATAATACCACTGCACACCAGTGGGTATATTACTTTAAATAGCCTCCTGCCCCCTGCCCACCTCACAGCATCAattaagttggaaaagacctctttCAACCTGTGGCTCTACATCACCAAGTCAACCAGAccacagcactgagtgccacgtccagACTTTCCTTAAACATCTCCAGGCATGGTGATTCCACTACCCTCCCTGGGAAGTCATTCCAGTGTCGAATTACCCCTTCTGTGAAAAAATTCGTGCTAATGTCCAACCTGAATCTtccttggtgcagcttaagactCTCTTCTGGATCACTTGTTACGTGGGAGAAGAGCCTgaccccacctggctgcaccctcctgtcaggcagctgcagagagtgatgaggtccccctgagcctccttttctccaggctgaacacccccagctccctcagctgctcctcacagcacttgtgctccagacccttccccataTCATTGTTCTTTACTTTCTACATCACACAGAAATTCATTAacattttggggtgttttggtttATCTAACTCCAAAAATGTACAAATTACACATTTACATATTTTTGCAGTGAACTCTTGTTACCAAAAAAGCTGTCTCCTTTCACAAGTTTTTAGTTGCTGCTTCATAACCTTTCCTCAATACTgtttttcctgaagaatgagCATTTTAGTACTGTGTGCAGCCTGTGCTCTTTCCCAAAAAGCTTTTCATCTCCATGCAGGGAGAAAAATACACTTATGTAAAAATTCACTTTCCCTAGAAATGTCACTTTCCCTAGAAATAATATTTGCCAATAGAGTGAAACTCAGTAAATGTGTGACTTATAAGTATAGCTTAGCCATATGAGCTTTTGATACTTGTTGTAGCTTCAGGTTCAGTACTTTAAAGTGAAAGATGGAATCTGGTTTttacaagtaaaaaaaaaattggatacTGGGGAAGTGTCACactttattttataaattcttAAAACAAACTTCtggcaatttttttccatttcttttcttcaaaaGAAGAGGAGGATAAAGCAAACAGTGAACCAGCCATGTCTGTTCAGGATAAATCTGATGAAGAAAAGGCAAACGCTGTACCTCAGCTCTCTGCCTCTGCAGAGAAGCGGCCGTTGCCCACAGACCCTCTGCGGAACCCGCAGCTGTCCGATTTCGGGCTCTCGCAGTACGCCTTCTCCAGGCCCTGCAGCGCGCTCAGGGCGCAGCACGCGCCCGCTGCCAGCCAGCTGAGGGCCAAGAGCAACACTCCGCTGGGACTGCGAACGCCGCGGGCGCTGCCCAAAACGCCCAAGTGTAAGCTGAGGATGGATGACTACGAGTGTGCAACACCAAAACTTGAACACTTTGGCATTAGTGAGCACACCATGTGTATGAACGAAGATTATACGATGTCACTCATCCATAAAACTTCTCAGACAATCAAAAAGTAAGTTACTGGAGTTCAGATTGTTTCTCTActgaattttctgtattttgtacTTGCTGTACTAACTTCTTGCTCCTATTGCCCTTCTCTTTGTCTTGAGGTGGGCAATGGTCATCTCTCAGGTTCTGGGTCCTGTGTCATTTAACTCCCTACACACCTTTTCCCTTACCTATTGCAGAGCCAGATGCTGCCATGAAATACATCTGCTGTGCTCCTTGCCTTGACTGCACCATAAGAATCCTCCACACAATGTACTAGAAATAGTAAAACACAATGTGATCTGTTGTTTTCCTTAACCAAAGGTTTGAGCCTGGCCTTGTCTGCCATAGGTATTACACAGCCAGTATAAAGGTTGCAGAAACTTTATTAATATAAACAGAAAACAGTTTGTAAAGCATTCAGTAAATTTATAGAAGCACTATATTGTCTCTAACATAATGCCCACCTTACTGTTTATTCCTTTTGCTCCAGACTTCTCTTGAAAAGACTTCTCTAGATTTTCGCTGTTCTAAttataaaggaaaataattgcAGGAGTGAGGTCATGCACATAGTTAATAGGTCATGTTTTTATAGTTAGTATTGGCAATATGTTCCATTTTGAAAGCTGACAGTACCTAAATATTTGATATTTAGAGAAATTGTTTTGAAAACAAGGATCACATGCATGAAAACCACTTTAAAAATTCTACTGGTTCTACTCATTGTAAAAACTAAAAATCATGTGGTTTCAACTACCTCTAAGACTTCGAAAACTGACTTGAAAGGTTACTTTTTTATTTAACCCAAAGTTTGACATGTGTTCATCTAAGTAAAATATGCTGCCTCCTATACTGCTTATACTGTTTATTGAGGTTTTTTCAGCTTAGACATTTTGTAGAGAAGATCTAAATCTGGTTATAATAATTAAGAttactttttaaacatttaatataattttctttaaagacaGTTTTGTGTGTAGGTTAGGTAAGTTTCCACTTTTTGCCTAGTTTTCTCTTAACTGTATATGCCATTTTTTCACTTGAAAATCATGGATATGAAAAAATAGTTCTGTTTCCAGTGTTATGGAATTGATATTAAATAGCTTTCACTTTGAAAAtcactgaattttcttttgaaataattttgggATATCTCCTTTTAAATAGTTATATAATTACTAAAATTACTTGAAAGCACTATAGTATTTGATTAAGataaacaattttatttaaattttaaaattcaattaaaaatcttttcctgtTCACAAGACCCTTATTagtttaaaagcagaaaagatttcctcttgttctgtaTAATTTCATAGTCAACAGGCAGTTCAAAATAAAACCCCTAACACAGAGTTGATCATCTGTGGCATCTGTTGTACCCTGGACatctggtttgggtttggtttttttgtaatGCCTTGGACTGAAATCTCAGTGTATTTGATCATTTGTGGCTGGACTGAACATTTGCATACCACAAATTGCAGTAGAATCACACATGAAAAAATCTATAAAAAATTCGTATTTgagaaaactaattttttacttGCATATTCATAAGTGAGTACTAGAAAAGTGACTAGGCTGGCAATATTCCTTTAATTGTGACTTCTTCGTAATACTTGAGAGCTAATTGGGGATTTGGTTTTCAGGTTGGTTAAAAGAGGAGATAATAATGGAGGGAATTTGCCAGAAATGACAGTCAAGGAAATCATGGTTACTCCTGCATCAAAATCAAGTAAGAGAGCTAGGAATGGTAAGTTAAAAATCTGTGAAATTAATATACCTATGCATTTTTACAGAATGCATGTGCAAGTGCATTGTAAACACAATGGTTAACTTAAATTGTGTTTCTGGTTAAATATGTTTAATTCAAGGCAGGTCATTTTATGAGTAGTAATGTCTAAAAAGTGTTGGTGGCTTCTCTGGGAAAGTTTCTTACTCCCTATaaattttttctcattcttgtACTCATATCAAATTGGAATTATGCAGtcaaattaataattttgtaaCTGCAGCTTATCCatgtttgaaataaaaatactgtttcGCCAacttagcctttttttttcctgagtatACCCATTGGCTCTGTTTAAAGACAGGAAAGAAAGGGGCTAGCATGACAGTAATTTAAGACTTTCAAGATTAATGCTAAGACTTCTTTGAGAGGAGAAAtaggttattttaaaaatcttgagACAAACATAGTGACAATTGAGTAAATGAGAAGGTAAAGCAATGCTCATTTAGGTTGGGCTTCTCCAGTTATATTGAGTAGTGGGACTAGAATGACTACTTTGCATTACCTGCCTTTAAGGAATACTGTAATTTGGATGGATCAAGCAAAATATCAACTAAAAGGATACACTTGTTTTAGAAAATGAAACTGGAACTGGTAATAGTtgtaaatgtgtgtgtgtatatttttaattttgtttcactCACCCTTGATAGCAGCAGCTGACTGGATGGCTTCTCCTATGGTATTTGTGCTCTGTACTCCTGATGTGAAGGACTCTTCCAAAACAAATAATACAGTATTATCAAGGTCACCAGAGACAAAGGAACTGCCTCTGCCCAGTCATGCAGCAACGCCACAGTGTCCAGATTTTCAAACAAGATGGCTAAAAGCAGAAGCTAAGGTAGTAAATAGCAATTATGTACATTTTCACACACTTTGCCATaagcagattttaaaatgttagtTTGGGGTTCTTTTCCAATGCTATTTTTTCTTATGTCACTATAAAAGTTCTTTCTAATAGTAATTATGCCAGAACACTTACTAAGTACTTTACCTAACATAAGTAAATTAACTGAAGGCATTTAATACTTCTTTTGCAGCAGCAGGTAACACCAGGGGCGAAGCTTGAGTCAGTGACAAAAAATGATGCAAAAGAGGTGCCACACAAAGAAGAAAGAGTTCCTTTTGCTGCAAGCTCTGATGAATATCTTAAACATACTGGGGACCCTTCCCCTCCCAAACTGGACCACTATGACCATTTACTCAATACTCCTCCACCTCCAGAAATAACAAGGATACCAGAAAATGTTCTAAAGGTTAGCtaatacaatttttttccctaactaATTTTAATATCAAAATACTATAATTAAAAGGGCCTAGTTTCTATCTGTAATCCATCTGTTTTGATGGTAAttctttttattcctgtttAATCTTTCCTATAGATGCTTTCCCAATATATTCCCAATAAGTTAGACTCTTCTAAAGCCAAGGAAATGGAGACCAAGGCAGGAAATACTACAAGATATGAAAGTGGTTCCACTGATTACAGCAACAAAGAGAACAGGTATGATTACACTTTACAAATTTGGTTAAGTAATTAAATTTGTGAGAGGTACAAAGAGGCTTTAATGCACTTAGAAATTCATATAGTTGCTTGCTATTCAACTATCagagcaactttttttttctgtgactaAATAACTGGGGGTTTGGCATGGTATATAATTGTCTGTTTGTAAAGAACAAATATTACAGTTGATAATGtgtttggattaaaaaaaaaaaaaaaagaaaggcagattTTACTGTAGGTTTATCTGTAGGTATACTTTGCTTTGTGGTAATGAAAGCACCAGTGAATGCTTTCTGGGTAAATTTAGGCAATGCAATGAAAGAATTTGGTTAAACGTATCTAAGTGAGAATTGATTTCACAGTTGTTTTGGTAaagacaaaatactttaaatgaAAAGCTACAATAAGTATGAGTAATCTTAAAACAATTGAATTATAGTTTTATAAAGAACACCATCAGTTGGAATATAAAGAAGATTTTATGACAACTTTATCAAAGCATACATATTCCTGATTCAGTGTAATATATAGTATGCTTGTTGATTACCTGTTAAACTTAAGAGTCTGTAAAGATTATTTAAATAGGAGGTACAAGGAACATGCAAGGAACAACTCAGAGTGACACTGATAAAAGTTGGTATCTTACTATACTTGGAAGTTGGAGTCCATTTGAGTAATCTCACTTTAGCTGAGAAAGCTTCATTTTTTTATTgtcaagacaaaaaaaaaagacaaattttcAATATTTCTGTCTTCTGCTATTTCAAAATATGATTTAAATAAGCTCATGAACACATCTGGGTATATTTTCAGAGGATATCATGGAGTTTTCAAGACAAACATCTGAAATGAAACTGAAGACCATGTTGAAATTTTCACATTCATGGATCTTATCACCAAATCATAACAAgttcaaaaagcaaaaggaaatacTGATGGGAAGAAAGAGCCATACTGAGAAAAGGCTTTTTTAATGGAGAACAATTCTTTATCCATGATGTGGATAAACTTGTTTGAACTAACAGCTCGTGCTTAATTTTCTGTTGACTTAATTGGCAAAAATGGGTTTTAAATATATTGCACTTCAAAGAGGAatggagatccatgtacaaggTGGTACTTCAATTTTGTTGTGTAGGATTGCATTTGCAGTAGGCTGTAGAGAGTGCAATTAAAATTGTAATAAAAGGAAAGTCCAGTATATTGCTTTCAAAAGTGGATATCTCTGGCTGTTCTGGTGGCTGTACAtcctttcagggatggggctggagtCTGGTACTTCAACAGTATTTGGTATCTTCAACAGGAACAAGTAAATTTCTTTGTATTGGAAGAGTAACTCCTGCTTTACTGTTTAAAGCAGTTGGGGGCTTTTAGTCCTTTCTGCAGTGCTAAGATGTATCTTACCATTCTTGCACCTCTCTGCCAGACAGGCATTTCCCATGCAGCTTCTTTCTTTATATATCAACATAGTATCTCTCAGGTGCTATGCATCTGGTTTCTTTGTAGCCCTGGAAGGTGACTCTGGCTCTACTGGGAATCAGTTGAAAATGTGCAATTGTTACTGGTTATGTGTATCTTCAGCTGCTTGGAAGAATTTGCTGGCAGGCCTGTAGGTGGTTGCTTCCTCTCCTGCGGCTGCCATGTGTATTCTCTTCAGTGCTGGTGTCATTTATAAATGTGCACATCTAACCCTACAGTAGGTGACCAAGCTGAAGTTCCCAGAGCTGTTTGGCACTCTTTTGGTAGTCACTGtaattagggtttttttttctaccaGCACTTTTATTGTTTTCCACCAGAAAACACAGCTCCATATCCTTGTTTGGAGCCAATTTGCTGTTTCCAGTGTCAGTTATTCCTCTACATGACTCCAGGACTGTTCTTACTATATGTCTTCCATTTGATGACTGAAATTCTGTCATTGATGTGAGGGCAGACATGCAACACATGAGAAGGGACAGGAGATGGGGATAAGTGGATGTTTTCTGAACTCAgctccactttttttttaagtcttcagGATATGCAAATATCTAGAGAAGCCCACAAGTATTTCTTCATTTGCTTAGACTTGTCCTGGTTAAAACTTAACGAGTAAAGGTGCCTTTTTCCTGCTAATGCAGTCATTTTCAAGGATAAGCATGCATCACATTAATTGGAGGTGATTTTCTACTAGTTCTGACCTGAGCATGCTGTCATTGAAAATGCTAGTTTCTGTTTAAAGTTATGTATATATTAATGTGTCAGTCTGTGAGCTTAATTAACACTTTTGGATACTAAATAAATCTGTCTCAAATGCTTGGTGTCTGCTATAAGAACACTTATTTATTCTACCCATCCTCCTCAGAGAGTGAAGGCCTGCTTCCAGCTTTTTCATGGATTAAAGCCTGGTTCTGCAGTTCTGCTGGTTCTCTGGTTCTCTGCTGGTTCTGCAATTTCATGGCCTTGGAAAGGTACAAAGTATTCTTGCTGCAGAGCAAGAGGGTTTCAACCAGGCATATTTACCAGCACTAAATGGGAGGGATTTCACAGCCTGCAGTCTTTTCTTGCCCTGCAGCAAGTCAGATGGCCTTTTAAGATGAAATGGAACAAGCAGCACTACTACAGACCTTGCTGTATTCCCCCGTCTTCAACTAATGAAATTCACAAAAGGGCTTAGAGAAGTCTTTTCCCTAAACTTGAGAACAACTCAGCACTCCACTGTGCTTTCCTCCATTAGGGAACTGTGGAGCTGTACCTTACTTGTGGAGCCGAGTTTCTCACTGCAAGGCACTTCCATAATTTTGCTTGCCTATTAATATTTTCTGCTATATATTATTAACTAATAATTACCTTCAATATGACAATTGAAACCTTAAAATCTTCTGGTCTACTCAAGATGTTGTGACATGATACAGGGAAGAGACTTTTTGGAATCAAGAAATGAAGTTGCATGTGTCAGTTTTTCTTGCCTTCAATATTACTCTAATACATGTAGTGTTGTTGtttgtattctttttttatAGGCAAAGCATTGCTCTGAGATTTGATAAAATCatgacagcaaaacaaaaactagTTTCTGTTTGCTGTACTTCACCTTTGAAATTCTTTTAGGTTTCAAGATGTCCGAAACAGTAGTTTGAGTAATGGGAGTGGGTGGGGGGGAGGGAAATGACAGCAGTGAAAGTgtaagcactggaacaggctgcccagagaggcagtGGAGTCTCCTTCTCTGGAAATattcaaaacccacctggatgcaatcctgtgccatCTGCTGTAGCCTGGGAGGTGGGAGAGGTGGGTGTGTGGTTGTCTGATATATTGGAAAAACCAAGGATGCAGCCATGGGGCTGGAGGAGGGTAAAACTCCTCTTAAGCCAGTGCTGTTGCTGGAGAAAGGCTCATCCAGCTGCACTCCAAAGTTAATAACGTGTCAAAGTGGGAATGATGCAAAAGAACTTAAATTTTCAAGTTGCTTTGTTGTGGGGTGGATCTCTTTAACAGCATTGGCCTGTCAGGAAGTGCAGTTTGGATTAACAGTAGCTGCATAAGTAGGAAACAGAATGGTTCTGTAAGAGACAGTCATCAcctgaaaacaaagcaaaattgCCAGAGTGCAGTTTTGTGTTGTGCTTTACTTAGTTTAACTGCTTCCACTGGAGGCTATTTCACTAATTCCCTTGCACAGAATTTAGGGGTTGTACTGTTTTACAATAGATTTCTTCATTTGCCAAGACACTGAAAGgctaattatttttgttttctcgtCTAGTTTG includes:
- the SKA3 gene encoding spindle and kinetochore-associated protein 3 isoform X2 — protein: MDATGVFFGKLRELALTVEKEVKQLERAMRREDEDYEDESPLTALHDLHGEIKTQKEDVSANLGKICSEKKAVQEFMKASEILMQRNAADLGKIKELFQKYGYKPNVKDSAEEDKANSEPAMSVQDKSDEEKANAVPQLSASAEKRPLPTDPLRNPQLSDFGLSQYAFSRPCSALRAQHAPAASQLRAKSNTPLGLRTPRALPKTPKCKLRMDDYECATPKLEHFGISEHTMCMNEDYTMSLIHKTSQTIKKLVKRGDNNGGNLPEMTVKEIMVTPASKSSKRARNAAADWMASPMVFVLCTPDVKDSSKTNNTVLSRSPETKELPLPSHAATPQCPDFQTRWLKAEAKQQVTPGAKLESVTKNDAKEVPHKEERVPFAASSDEYLKHTGDPSPPKLDHYDHLLNTPPPPEITRIPENVLKMLSQYIPNKLDSSKAKEMETKAGNTTRYESGSTDYSNKENRGYHGVFKTNI
- the SKA3 gene encoding spindle and kinetochore-associated protein 3 isoform X3, with amino-acid sequence MDATGVFFGKLRELALTVEKEVKQLERAMRREDEDYEDESPLTALHDLHGEIKTQKEDVSANLGKICSEKKAVQEFMKASEILMQRNAADLGKIKELFQKYGYKPNVKDSAEEEDKANSEPAMSVQDKSDEEKANAVPQLSASAEKRPLPTDPLRNPQLSDFGLSQYAFSRPCSALRAQHAPAASQLRAKSNTPLGLRTPRALPKTPKCKLRMDDYECATPKLEHFGISEHTMCMNEDYTMSLIHKTSQTIKKLVKRGDNNGGNLPEMTVKEIMVTPASKSSKRARNAADWMASPMVFVLCTPDVKDSSKTNNTVLSRSPETKELPLPSHAATPQCPDFQTRWLKAEAKQQVTPGAKLESVTKNDAKEVPHKEERVPFAASSDEYLKHTGDPSPPKLDHYDHLLNTPPPPEITRIPENVLKMLSQYIPNKLDSSKAKEMETKAGNTTRYESGSTDYSNKENRGYHGVFKTNI
- the SKA3 gene encoding spindle and kinetochore-associated protein 3 isoform X6; protein product: MDATGVFFGKLRELALTVEKEVKQLERAMRREDEDYEDESPLTALHDLHGEIKTQKEDVSANLGKICSEKKAVQEFMKASEILMQRNAADLGKIKELFQKYGYKPNVKDSAEEEDKANSEPAMSVQDKSDEEKANAVPQLSASAEKRPLPTDPLRNPQLSDFGLSQYAFSRPCSALRAQHAPAASQLRAKSNTPLGLRTPRALPKTPKCKLRMDDYECATPKLEHFGISEHTMCMNEDYTMSLIHKTSQTIKKLVKRGDNNGGNLPEMTVKEIMVTPASKSTADWMASPMVFVLCTPDVKDSSKTNNTVLSRSPETKELPLPSHAATPQCPDFQTRWLKAEAKQQVTPGAKLESVTKNDAKEVPHKEERVPFAASSDEYLKHTGDPSPPKLDHYDHLLNTPPPPEITRIPENVLKMLSQYIPNKLDSSKAKEMETKAGNTTRYESGSTDYSNKENRGYHGVFKTNI
- the SKA3 gene encoding spindle and kinetochore-associated protein 3 isoform X1 is translated as MDATGVFFGKLRELALTVEKEVKQLERAMRREDEDYEDESPLTALHDLHGEIKTQKEDVSANLGKICSEKKAVQEFMKASEILMQRNAADLGKIKELFQKYGYKPNVKDSAEEEDKANSEPAMSVQDKSDEEKANAVPQLSASAEKRPLPTDPLRNPQLSDFGLSQYAFSRPCSALRAQHAPAASQLRAKSNTPLGLRTPRALPKTPKCKLRMDDYECATPKLEHFGISEHTMCMNEDYTMSLIHKTSQTIKKLVKRGDNNGGNLPEMTVKEIMVTPASKSSKRARNAAADWMASPMVFVLCTPDVKDSSKTNNTVLSRSPETKELPLPSHAATPQCPDFQTRWLKAEAKQQVTPGAKLESVTKNDAKEVPHKEERVPFAASSDEYLKHTGDPSPPKLDHYDHLLNTPPPPEITRIPENVLKMLSQYIPNKLDSSKAKEMETKAGNTTRYESGSTDYSNKENRGYHGVFKTNI